Proteins co-encoded in one Astatotilapia calliptera chromosome 18, fAstCal1.2, whole genome shotgun sequence genomic window:
- the LOC113010145 gene encoding kinesin-1 heavy chain yields the protein MADPAECTIKVMCRFRPLNSSEVTRGDKYIPKFQGEDTVIIGGKPYMFDRVFQSNTTQEQVYNACAQKIVKDVLEGYNGTIFAYGQTSSGKTHTMEGNLHDTDSMGIIPRIVQDIFNYIYSMDENLEFHIKVSYFEIYLDKIRDLLDVSKTNLSVHEDKNRVPYVKGCTERFVCSPEEVMDTIDEGKANRHVAVTNMNEHSSRSHSIFLINVKQENTQTEQKLSGKLYLVDLAGSEKVSKTGAEGAVLDEAKNINKSLSSLGNVISALAEGTAYIPYRDSKMTRILQDSLGGNCRTTIVICCSPSSFNEAETKTTLMFGQRAKTIKNTVTVNIELTAEQWKQKYEREKEKNKTLRNTITWLENELNRWRNGESVPVEEQFDKEKANAEVLALDNVINEKAASTPNVPGVRLTDVEKDKCEAELAKLYKQLDDKDEEINQQSQLAEKLKQQMLDQEELLASSRRDHENLQTELNRLQAENEASKEEVKEVLQALEELAVNYDQKSQEVEDKTKEFETISEELSQKSSILSSLDSELQKLKEMSNHQKKRVTEMMSSLLKDLTEIGIAVGSNDIKQHDGGSGLIDEEFTVARLYISKMKSEVKTMVKRCKQLEGTQAESNKKMDENEKELAACQLRISQHEAKIKSLTEYLQNVEQKKRQLEENVDALNEELVKLNAQEKVHAMEKENEIQTANEVKEAVEKQIHSHREAHQKQISSLRDELDNKEKLITELQDLNQKIMLEQERLRVEHEKLKSTDQEKSRKLHELTVMQDRREQARQDLKGLEETVAKELQTLHNLRKLFVQDLATRVKKSAEMDSDDTGGSAAQKQKISFLENNLEQLTKVHKQLVRDNADLRCELPKLEKRLRATAERVKALESALKEAKENAARDRKRYQQEVDRIKEAVRAKNMARRGHSAQIAKPIRPGQQPVASPTHPNINRSGGGFYQNSQTVSIRGGGSSKPDKN from the exons GGTAAACCTTACATGTTTGACAGAGTGTTTCAGTCAAATACAACACAAGAACAAGTGTACAACGCCTGCGCCCAAAAGATTGTAAAAG ATGTTCTCGAGGGTTATAATGGGACAATTTTTGCATATGGGCAGACATCATCTGGTAAAACACACACCATGGAG GGGAATCTCCATGACACAGATTCAATGGGAATTATCCCCAGGATAGTGCAAGACATCTTCAACTACATCTATTCCATGGACGAAAACCTAGAGTTTCATATCAAA GTTTCATATTTTGAAATCTACTTAGACAAGATCCGGGACCTTTTGGACG TGTCAAAGACCAATTTGTCAGTGcatgaagacaaaaacagagtaccTTATGTCAAG ggCTGCACTGAGAGATTTGTCTGCAGCCCAGAGGAGGTCATGGATACAATTGATGAAGGAAAAGCTAACAGACATGTAGCAGTTACAA ACATGAACGAGCACAGCTCCAGGAGTCACAGTATCTTCCTGATCAACGTTAAACAGGAGAATACTCAAACAGAGCAGAAGCTCAGTGGAAAGCTGTACCTGGTAGATCTGGCTGGTAGTGAAAAG GTCAGTAAAACAGGTGCTGAGGGAGCAGTGCTAGATGAAGCCAAGAACATCAACAAGTCCCTGTCATCCCTGGGAAATGTCATCTCTGCATTGGCTGAAGGAACG GCTTACATCCCTTACCGAGACAGCAAGATGACCCGTATCCTGCAGGACTCGCTGGGCGGTAACTGTCGAACCACCATTGTCATCTGCTGCTCACCTTCCTCCTTTAATGAGGCTGAAACCAAAACCACCCTAATGTTCGGGCAGAG AGCAAAGACCATCAagaacacagtgacagtgaacATTGAGCTGACAGCAGAGCAGTGGAAGCAGAAgtatgagagagagaaggagaagaacAAGACCCTGAGGAACACCATCACGTGGCTGGAGAATGAGCTGAACCGCTGGAGAAATG GTGAGAGCGTGCCAGTGGAGGAGCAGTTTGATAAGGAGAAAGCCAACGCCGAGGTGCTGGCCCTGGATAATGTTATAAACGAAAAGGCGGCCTCCACGCCCAACGTGCCCGGCGTTCGGCTCACTGACGTGGAGAAGGACAAGTGTGAAGCAGAGCTGGCCAAACTCTATAAACAGCTGGATGATAAG GATGAGGAAATCAACCAGCAGAGCCAGCTGGCTGAGAAGCTGAAGCAACAGATGCTGGACCAGGAGGAG CTTCTAGCCTCTTCCCGCCGTGATCATGAGAACCTCCAGACAGAGCTGAACCGCCTCCAGGCGGAAAACGAAGCCTCAAaggaggaggtgaaggaggTGCTGCAGGCTCTGGAAGAGCTGGCTGTCAATTATGACCAGAAGAGCCAAGAGGTGGAGGATAAAACCAAGGAGTTTGAGACCATCAGCGAGGAGCTCAGCCAGAAATCG TCCATCCTGTCATCTCTGGACTCTGAGCTTCAGAAGCTGAAGGAGATGTCCAACCACCAGAAGAAGAGGGTGACTGAGATGATGTCATCACTGCTTAAAGACCTAACTGAGATTGGCATCGCTGTAGGCAGCAATGACATTAAG CAACATGATGGTGGCAGTGGTCTGATTGATGAGGAGTTTACAGTGGCCCGTCTGTACATCAGCAAGATGAAGTCAGAAGTGAAGACGATGGTGAAACGCTGCAAGCAGCTAGAGGGAACCCAGGCAGAAAGCAACAAGAAGATGGATGAGAACGAGAAGGAACTGGCTGCCTGCCAGCTGCGCATCTCCCAG CACGAGGCTAAAATCAAGTCCTTGACTGAGTACCTGCAAAATGTGGAGCAGAAGAAGAGGCAGTTGGAGGAAAATGTGGATGCTCTCAATGAGGAACTTGTCAAGCTCAATGCTCAAG AGAAAGTCCATGCTATGGAGAAAGAGAACGAGATCCAGACTGCCAATGAAGTCAAG GAAGCAGTGGAGAAGCAGATCCACTCCCATCGTGAAGCTCATCAGAAACAGATCAGCAGCCTGAGAGACGAGCTGGACAACAAGGAGAAGCTCATCACCGAGCTGCAGGA TCTGAATCAGAAGATCATGCTGGAGCAGGAGAGACTCAGAGTGGAGCATGAGAAGCTCAAATCCACCGATCAGGAGAAGAGCCGCAAGCTGCACGAGCTCAC GGTGATGCAGGACAGGAGGGAGCAGGCCAGACAGGACCTGAAGGGTCTGGAAGAGACAGTG gctAAAGAGCTGCAGACTCTGCACAACCTGAGGAAACTCTTTGTCCAGGACCTGGCCACCCGAGTAAAGAAG aGTGCTGAGATGGACTCAGATGACACAGGTGGGAGTGCAGCTCAGAAACAGAAAATTTCCTTTCTTGAGAACAATCTTGAACAGCTCACCAAGGTTCACAAACAG CTGGTGCGTGATAATGCAGACCTGCGCTGTGAGCTTCCTAAACTGGAAAAGCGTCTTCGAGCTACGGCTGAGCGGGTCAAGGCCTTGGAGTCTGCTTTGAAGGAAGCCAAGGAGAACGCCGCCCGCGATCGCAAGCGCtaccagcaggaagtggaccGCATCAAAGAGGCCGTCAGAGCCAAGAACATGGCCAGGAGGGGACATTCAGCCCAGATTG CCAAACCCATCAGGCCTGGGCAGCAGCCAGTGGCATCCCCCACCCACCCCAACATTAACCGCAGTGGAGGAGGCTTCTACCAGAACAGCCAGACGGTGTCCATCAGAGGAGGGGGCAGCAGCAAGCCTGACAAGAA CTGA